A genomic window from Triticum urartu cultivar G1812 chromosome 7, Tu2.1, whole genome shotgun sequence includes:
- the LOC125522923 gene encoding transcription factor IBH1-like 1 produces the protein MQGPSTSIKSFKQEFLKNLLPSLQLQARTSTTFCGATSLHERKRTVKSSVDVAMAAAHGGGARWPKAILAPASSACKVQRCRRTVRRCCRRKRCSGRSGRAGGGDTPGRLVSSRTMALREVIPGGWNSTIDEATLLREAMDYAVHLRSQVDVLRRLSEAVQTSSSSDSDRALRMQP, from the coding sequence ATGCAAGGCCCTAGCACCAGCATCAAGTCCTTCAAGCAGGAGTTCCTCAAGAACCTCCTCCCAAGCCTCCAGCTCCAAGCACGCACAAGCACAACCTTCTGCGGCGCCACGAGCCTCCACGAGAGGAAGCGCACCGTCAAGTCCTCCGTGGACGTCGCCATGGCGGCTGCGCATGGAGGCGGAGCGAGGTGGCCCAAGGCCATCTTGGCACCGGCGTCCAGCGCGTGCAAGGTGCAGAGGTGTAGGAGGACCGTGAGGAGGTGCTGCCGCCGTAAGAGGTGCTCGGGGAGATCAGGCCGCGCCGGTGGTGGCGACACTCCGGGGAGGCTGGTGAGCAGCAGGACCATGGCGCTGAGGGAGGTGATACCGGGAGGCTGGAACTCCACCATCGACGAGGCCACTCTGTTACGCGAGGCCATGGACTACGCCGTGCACCTGCGCTCTCAGGTCGATGTGCTCCGACGGCTCTCGGAAGCCGTGCAAACATCTAGCTCCAGTGATTCTGACCGTGCACTTAGAATGCAGCCATGA